The DNA window ATTTggtttgcttataattttcggtaaaatttattgcttggcAATAGCTTGAAAGCTTATCTATACTATTCGGAACAAATCTAGAAATTTCTAGAGCATTTTAGCTTATCACTaatacacatataaattataagttatAATTGATTTTGAGCCACAAccgctgcataaattaaaattagcaagAGCTGGGCGGTTTCAGTAAattacaaatgtttatttatgtattgatatttcaataaatccagttttatttaaattatgttgcttaaattaaacttgcaTGCAGgtctataaattttaatttttagcttaagtttagctagcaaaaaaactaaaaaaatttataacaaagtgtatattaaaatCGTGCACTTCATTCAACCGCAAGTAATTTCCATGCTAACAAATTGTCAGCTGTTAATGGCGTTAAatgtcaattaaatgcaacagctCACTTTGCCACTCGGCTCAATGACAATATTTGTGCAGGCAACTCAACTATAGAGAGTTTGTTGTGGGGgtggtggctggctggctggctcggTGTTGTTGTCAAGCCTAAGTGAGCTGTGGTTAACCATTGAACCTTATGGCTAAGGACTGTAAATTTGTTGTGGCCTATTCCAATTGTCatttatgaaatatgcaaGAGTTTTGCAATTGAACAGACAGCAAATCGATATCGCATGCCAATAGAAGGAAGTGTAGAAAGCAAATAgagcaataataaaacaatgagAAAGTGCTTAAAGCTGGTTCCGCACGACTTGCAGAGACgctgttgaaaataaaaaaaaaaataattatataaaaattcaatcaaagaAATTCTATAGAATAGATTTGAAGTTTAAGCTGCTAAATGGCTcaaagcttaaactaaatgACTAAGTAATATGTGGCAATTGTACactaatatatattatattatactCTATAAATTTGGAATAaagtacaatatatatatatatatatatatatagcacacGCCTTTCAGGTTCGAGTCGAGTTTGAGgccaataaaatatatgttagtttttgttattgcgcCCATGGAACACACGAAGCAAATTctcaattttcaattcaatttctcAAATggttaaacaaacaaaaaacagctgTAGCGCCCAGTAGGCGTGGCaggttgtgtctgtgtgtattaGGAAACAGTGCGAGGCGTCAGCTAGTTAAGAGCGGATGCATTACACAGTTCTCAATTTccaaagtgcaaacaaaagtggaaaaaaaaagaaaataacaaaacaacagaaagcaataaatgcaaagctgctgcagttgcagttcgCGTCGCGTCATtgaatgaatttcaatttaattgatggcaaaaaaaatattaaacaacaaatatgttttgatttaaaactCTTTGCAGATCCACATCAGAGAGACTGAGTGAGAAAACGACGTGAGTGagcaagcgagacagcgagaggcagagagaaagagaaagaagcGAGGAGACGACGGTAGCGTAAACGTTACCGAGTTGTATATTGGAACACACGCCCGTCATCGAGTAGAACAGTCGCCATCACGACGTCGCCGCCGCAAGCGCCGTTGCTGTTCATCGAGCATTTGGACAACGCCAGCGCCGCCGACGCACGCGGGCGTGTCTATAAGCtgaggaagaagaagaaatatCTTAATCAAGTGCACATCACATAGAGAATCCTAAACCAAACCACTAACTAACCGCAACGATAGTGTGAGGCAAGTGtgagggagagcgagagaaagtgcgtgcgattgcgattgcgtCTGCGTTTGCATTTCAGTGTTGAGAATGCCCGTGCAGTCACCCATTGAGATAAGCAATCGTGCCATCGAGCATATTGATGATGTCGATCCTTTGGAGTACCATGGCCACTGGGAGcccgtgggcgtggcacgtgTTCAAAACACCGGCACCTCGGCTATGGTCACCTTTAGCAAACGTAAACAACAACCGTATATTATAGGCGGTGCCCTCGAATcgaatatgtatatgtttgagCAAATTCATTTCCATTGGTCCGATTCGGATGAATCCGGTTGCGAGCATACGCTGGAGGGCATGAAGTATTCGATGGAAGCGCATGCGGTGCATTATAATGCCAAATATAAGGATTTCACTGAGGCCAAAAATAAGCCCGATGGTCTGGCGGTTGTGGCATTTTTCATACAAGCTTGTGGTGAAAAGGATTGCCCCGAGTTTAAAAAGATCACCGAAGGCATACGCATTGTCCAAAAGATACACACAAGTGCGTCCTTAGATTCCGGTAAGTTCAATCGATAGAGTCCAATAGCCTAGTGTTTTATTAATCTGCTTAGCCGTTGgatatttctataaaaatgtttgaatattatattttaaaatcccttatatgtatgtattaaatattgaaatccATTAATAGTATATCATTGTAAAATTATGATTAAGACAAAggatatatattatttttattaatattgattttataatttatctgACAGATTGTTTATCCTGGATTGGCCTGCAGGAGCTAAGCAAGCATTATTATACTTACAAGGGTTCGCTAACAACAGCGCCTTACTTTGAAAGCGTCACCTGGATTATATATCGTACGCCCATCTATGTGTCACGTGGACAGGTAAACACTATatca is part of the Drosophila busckii strain San Diego stock center, stock number 13000-0081.31 chromosome X, ASM1175060v1, whole genome shotgun sequence genome and encodes:
- the LOC108605284 gene encoding carbonic anhydrase 2; its protein translation is MPVQSPIEISNRAIEHIDDVDPLEYHGHWEPVGVARVQNTGTSAMVTFSKRKQQPYIIGGALESNMYMFEQIHFHWSDSDESGCEHTLEGMKYSMEAHAVHYNAKYKDFTEAKNKPDGLAVVAFFIQACGEKDCPEFKKITEGIRIVQKIHTSASLDSDCLSWIGLQELSKHYYTYKGSLTTAPYFESVTWIIYRTPIYVSRGQVGVFRNLQSCPKDESKKITSNYREIQRPHKDPEIFFARNTNTKSKL